A genomic window from bacterium includes:
- the rph gene encoding ribonuclease PH, protein MREDKREDNQIRETKITTHYIEHNPASCLIEVGKTKVICSASIDDKIPPFLKDTGSGWLTAEYSLLPFSSKERVERERYKVKGRTSEIERLIGRSLRQALNLKLIPDRKIIIDCDVLQADGGTRCASITGGFCALYIAIEGLMKKNIIKANPILGFVSAISIGIVDGKAILDLTYNEDKRASCDLNLVMREDEKIIEIQGTGEGKPFSQDELNSLILLGKIGIKSLIGIQKMAIGQVSVN, encoded by the coding sequence ATGAGGGAAGATAAAAGGGAAGATAACCAAATTAGAGAGACGAAGATTACAACACATTATATTGAACATAACCCTGCATCCTGCCTTATTGAAGTAGGGAAGACAAAGGTTATTTGCTCTGCATCCATTGATGATAAAATCCCTCCATTCCTAAAGGATACTGGCTCTGGATGGCTAACAGCAGAATATTCCCTCCTTCCTTTCTCCTCCAAAGAGAGGGTTGAGAGGGAAAGATACAAAGTAAAGGGAAGGACAAGCGAGATTGAAAGGCTTATAGGAAGGTCATTAAGGCAGGCTTTAAACCTTAAGCTCATCCCTGATAGAAAAATTATAATTGATTGCGATGTTCTTCAGGCAGATGGCGGAACACGATGTGCATCTATAACAGGTGGCTTTTGTGCCTTATACATAGCAATAGAAGGGTTGATGAAGAAAAATATTATAAAGGCAAATCCAATATTGGGCTTTGTCTCTGCCATAAGCATCGGGATTGTTGATGGAAAAGCTATCCTTGATTTAACATATAATGAGGATAAAAGGGCATCCTGCGACCTTAACCTTGTAATGAGAGAAGATGAAAAAATCATAGAGATTCAAGGAACAGGAGAGGGAAAACCATTTTCACAAGATGAGCTAAATAGTCTTATTTTACTTGGAAAAATTGGGATTAAATCCCTTATTGGGATTCAAAAAATGGCAATAGGTCAAGTGTCAGTCAATTAG